The Anoxybacillus flavithermus genome has a segment encoding these proteins:
- a CDS encoding peroxiredoxin encodes MPLVGKQIQPFKAMAFHNGDFIEVTEENLKGKWSVVCFYPADFTFVCPTELEDLQNEYPKLKELGVEVYSVSTDTHFTHKAWHDHSPAISKIEYVMIGDPSQKLSRMFEVLDEETGLAQRGTFIIDPDGVIQAVEINADGIGRDASTIVNKIKAAQYVRNNPGEVCPAKWQEGRETLKPSLDLVGKI; translated from the coding sequence ATGCCATTAGTAGGAAAACAAATTCAACCATTTAAAGCGATGGCGTTCCATAACGGCGATTTCATCGAGGTAACAGAAGAAAATTTAAAAGGAAAATGGAGCGTTGTTTGCTTCTATCCAGCTGACTTTACTTTCGTTTGCCCAACGGAATTAGAAGATTTACAAAACGAATATCCGAAATTAAAAGAGCTTGGTGTAGAAGTGTACTCTGTTTCAACGGATACACATTTCACACATAAAGCATGGCACGACCATTCACCAGCGATCAGCAAAATCGAATATGTGATGATCGGTGACCCTTCACAAAAATTATCACGCATGTTTGAAGTGCTTGATGAAGAGACAGGTCTTGCGCAACGCGGTACGTTCATCATCGATCCAGATGGCGTTATTCAAGCGGTTGAAATTAACGCTGACGGCATCGGTCGTGACGCAAGCACAATCGTAAACAAAATTAAAGCAGCACAATACGTGCGCAACAATCCTGGCGAAGTATGCCCAGCAAAATGGCAAGAAGGTCGCGAAACGCTTAAGCCAAGCCTTGACCTTGTAGGCAAAATTTAA
- a CDS encoding alkyl hydroperoxide reductase subunit F, with product MILDAEIKTQLAQYLQLMENDIVLKVSAGDDKVSRDMLALVDELATMSPKIKVEKTTLERTPSFSVNRVGEDTGVVFAGVPLGHEFTSLVLALLQVSGRPPKVDQAVMEQIKHLKGTYRFETYVSLTCHNCPDVVQALNVMSVLNPNVSHTMIDGAAFKEEVEQKDVMAVPTVFLNGEPFASGRMSLEEILAKLGSTPDASTFAEKDPFDVLVIGGGPAGATAAIYAARKGIRTGIVAERFGGQILDTLGIENFISVKYTEGPKLAASLEEHVKHYNVDIMNLQRAKRLEKKDLIEVELENGAVLKSKAVIIATGARWRNLGVPGEAEFKNKGVAYCPHCDGPLFEGKHVAVIGGGNSGVEAAIDLAGIAKHVTVLEFATELKADAVLQDRLYSLPNVTVIKNAQTKEITGTDKVNGLTYIDRATGEERHIELQGVFVQIGLVPNTEWLEGTVERNRFGEIIVDKRGATNVPGVFAAGDCTDSAYKQIIISMGSGATASLGAFDYLIRN from the coding sequence ATGATATTGGATGCGGAAATTAAAACACAGCTCGCCCAATATCTACAATTGATGGAAAATGACATTGTATTAAAAGTGAGCGCGGGAGACGATAAAGTTTCCCGCGATATGCTTGCTTTAGTCGACGAGCTTGCTACAATGTCACCGAAAATCAAAGTAGAGAAAACAACGCTAGAAAGAACGCCAAGTTTTAGTGTCAATCGCGTTGGTGAAGATACAGGCGTTGTATTCGCGGGCGTGCCTTTAGGACATGAATTTACTTCTCTCGTGCTTGCGTTGCTTCAAGTGAGTGGAAGACCACCAAAAGTCGATCAAGCGGTCATGGAACAAATTAAACATTTAAAAGGGACGTATCGTTTTGAAACATACGTCAGCTTGACATGCCATAATTGTCCAGATGTCGTACAAGCGTTAAACGTCATGAGCGTATTGAATCCGAACGTTTCACATACGATGATTGATGGAGCAGCGTTTAAAGAAGAAGTCGAACAAAAAGACGTCATGGCTGTGCCGACGGTCTTTTTAAACGGTGAACCGTTCGCAAGCGGACGCATGTCGCTTGAGGAAATTCTTGCGAAGTTAGGAAGCACGCCGGATGCTTCTACTTTTGCAGAAAAAGACCCATTTGATGTGCTTGTCATCGGTGGCGGACCTGCCGGTGCAACAGCGGCGATTTATGCAGCGCGTAAAGGCATTCGTACAGGAATCGTTGCGGAGCGCTTCGGCGGTCAAATTTTAGACACGTTAGGTATTGAAAACTTTATTAGCGTCAAATATACAGAAGGTCCGAAGCTTGCGGCAAGTCTTGAGGAACATGTGAAACATTATAACGTTGATATTATGAACTTACAGCGTGCCAAACGGTTAGAAAAGAAAGACCTGATTGAAGTAGAGCTTGAAAACGGTGCGGTGTTAAAAAGTAAAGCCGTCATTATTGCCACAGGTGCACGTTGGCGTAATCTCGGTGTCCCAGGTGAAGCGGAGTTCAAAAATAAAGGGGTCGCTTACTGCCCACATTGTGACGGACCGTTATTTGAAGGAAAACATGTCGCCGTCATCGGCGGTGGGAACTCTGGAGTAGAAGCAGCGATTGACCTTGCTGGAATTGCTAAGCATGTAACAGTGCTTGAATTTGCGACAGAATTAAAAGCGGACGCTGTATTGCAAGATCGTTTATACAGCTTACCGAACGTCACAGTAATCAAAAACGCGCAAACGAAAGAAATTACAGGAACAGATAAAGTGAACGGTCTCACATATATTGATCGCGCAACAGGCGAAGAGCGCCATATTGAACTTCAAGGTGTATTCGTGCAAATCGGGCTTGTACCGAATACAGAATGGTTAGAAGGAACGGTAGAGCGCAATCGCTTTGGGGAAATTATTGTCGATAAACGCGGTGCGACAAACGTTCCTGGCGTCTTCGCTGCTGGCGATTGTACAGATAGCGCATATAAACAGATTATCATTTCTATGGGCTCCGGCGCAACGGCTTCTTTAGGAGCGTTTGACTACTTAATTCGAAATTAA
- a CDS encoding glycine--tRNA ligase yields the protein MSVTMDQIVAHAKHRGFVFPGSEIYGGLANTWDYGPLGTELKNNIKRAWWKKFVQQSPYNVGLDAAILMNPRTWEASGHLGNFNDPMIDCKQCKARHRADKLIEGALEAKGIEMVVDGLPFEKMEQLIQEHDIACPDCGSRDFTNIRQFNLMFKTFQGVTESSANEIYLRPETAQGIFVNFKNVQRTMRKKLPFGIAQIGKSFRNEITPGNFTFRTREFEQMELEFFCKPGEELQWFDYWRQYCEQWLLSLGMKRENIRLRDHSEDELSHYSNATTDIEYKFPFGWGELWGIASRTDYDLRRHMEYSGEDFHYLDQETNERFIPYCIEPSLGADRVTLAFMIDAYEEEQLADGTTRTVMHLHPALAPYKAAVLPLSKKLSEGARAIFEQLSQHFMVDYDESGSIGKRYRRQDEIGTPFCITYDFDSEQDQMVTVRDRDTMEQTRIPIAELKSFLEEKIQF from the coding sequence ATGTCAGTAACGATGGATCAAATTGTAGCACATGCAAAGCATCGTGGCTTTGTTTTTCCTGGTTCAGAAATTTACGGCGGATTAGCGAATACGTGGGATTACGGTCCGTTAGGGACAGAATTGAAAAATAACATTAAACGCGCATGGTGGAAAAAGTTCGTTCAACAATCGCCATATAACGTTGGCTTGGATGCGGCCATTTTAATGAATCCACGCACGTGGGAAGCGTCAGGTCATTTAGGAAACTTTAACGATCCGATGATTGACTGTAAACAGTGTAAAGCGCGTCATCGGGCGGATAAATTAATTGAAGGCGCGCTTGAAGCGAAAGGGATTGAAATGGTTGTCGATGGGCTTCCGTTTGAAAAAATGGAGCAGCTCATTCAAGAGCACGACATTGCTTGTCCAGATTGTGGTAGCCGCGACTTTACAAACATTCGTCAATTTAACCTAATGTTTAAAACGTTCCAAGGTGTGACGGAGTCAAGCGCCAACGAAATTTATCTTCGTCCTGAAACGGCACAAGGCATTTTTGTCAACTTTAAAAACGTACAACGGACGATGCGTAAAAAATTGCCGTTCGGTATTGCACAAATTGGAAAAAGTTTTCGTAACGAAATTACACCAGGAAACTTTACGTTCCGTACGCGTGAATTTGAACAAATGGAGCTTGAGTTTTTCTGCAAGCCGGGCGAAGAATTACAATGGTTTGATTATTGGAGACAATATTGCGAACAATGGCTTTTATCGCTTGGCATGAAGCGCGAAAACATTCGTTTACGCGATCATTCCGAAGACGAACTATCTCACTACAGCAACGCGACAACCGATATTGAATATAAATTCCCATTCGGTTGGGGCGAACTATGGGGCATTGCATCACGTACCGATTACGATTTACGTCGTCATATGGAATATTCAGGCGAAGACTTCCATTACCTTGATCAAGAAACGAATGAACGATTCATTCCGTATTGCATTGAGCCTTCACTCGGTGCAGATCGTGTGACGCTTGCATTTATGATCGATGCGTACGAAGAAGAACAACTTGCAGACGGCACAACGCGTACCGTCATGCATCTTCATCCGGCATTAGCGCCATATAAGGCAGCTGTATTACCGTTATCGAAAAAGTTGTCAGAAGGTGCACGTGCCATTTTTGAACAATTGTCACAACACTTTATGGTTGATTACGACGAATCGGGATCGATCGGTAAACGTTATCGTCGCCAAGATGAAATTGGTACACCGTTCTGTATTACGTATGACTTTGATTCGGAACAAGATCAAATGGTGACGGTACGCGACCGCGACACAATGGAACAAACGCGCATTCCAATTGCAGAATTAAAAAGCTTCTTAGAAGAAAAAATTCAGTTTTAA
- a CDS encoding uracil-DNA glycosylase, with product MSILKNDWAPLLQEEFQKPYYVKLRQFLKEEYRTKTIYPDMHDIFNALHYTPYANVKVVILGQDPYHGPNQAHGLSFSVKPGVALPPSLLNIFKELQDDLGCYIPNNGYLLKWAKQGVLLLNTVLTVRRGEANSHKGKGWEYFTDRVIELVNEKRESVVFILWGRHAQAKKALITNEHHYIIEAPHPSPFSAARGFFGSRPFSKTNGFLQQTGREPIDWQIENI from the coding sequence ATGAGCATATTGAAAAACGATTGGGCTCCTTTATTACAAGAGGAGTTTCAAAAACCGTATTATGTGAAATTGCGTCAATTTTTAAAAGAAGAATATCGAACGAAAACGATTTATCCTGATATGCACGACATTTTCAACGCTCTTCATTACACCCCGTATGCGAACGTAAAAGTCGTCATTTTAGGACAAGACCCGTACCATGGGCCAAATCAAGCGCACGGATTAAGTTTTTCTGTAAAACCGGGCGTCGCTTTGCCTCCGTCACTATTAAACATTTTTAAAGAGCTACAAGATGACCTTGGATGTTATATTCCAAACAACGGTTATTTATTAAAATGGGCGAAGCAAGGGGTGTTATTGCTAAATACCGTATTAACCGTACGACGTGGGGAAGCAAATTCACATAAAGGAAAAGGTTGGGAGTATTTTACAGACCGCGTCATCGAGCTTGTAAATGAAAAACGTGAGTCTGTCGTCTTTATTTTATGGGGACGTCATGCGCAAGCAAAAAAAGCGCTTATTACGAATGAGCATCATTACATCATTGAAGCACCGCATCCAAGTCCGTTTTCCGCCGCACGAGGTTTTTTCGGTAGCCGTCCTTTTTCAAAAACGAACGGCTTTTTACAACAGACAGGGAGAGAGCCCATTGACTGGCAAATCGAAAACATATAA
- a CDS encoding uracil-DNA glycosylase — MTGKSKTYNERVNCYACKHFYVTWDAQMPRGCRAFGFKSAMLPSIVVRQSSGTPCMKFVKKEHKGRNG, encoded by the coding sequence TTGACTGGCAAATCGAAAACATATAATGAGAGAGTAAATTGTTATGCATGCAAGCATTTTTATGTGACATGGGATGCGCAAATGCCGCGGGGCTGTCGAGCATTCGGTTTTAAAAGCGCGATGTTGCCGTCGATTGTCGTCAGGCAGTCGTCTGGGACGCCTTGCATGAAGTTTGTAAAAAAAGAACATAAGGGGAGAAACGGATGA